The DNA window ATTTTACCTCTGTCGGTGAATTTGAGCAGGCAAAACCGCTCATCGAAGCGATTTATGCAGACACCCGGATTGTTTTAACTTTTTTTTCGCCATCGGTTGCCCCGAATGCCCGATCCTATCCGTACGCTGATGCTGCTGTTTATCTTCCCCTTGACACACCTCGAAACGCTGAATATTTGATGCAACGCATTGAACCTGCGTTGATAGTTTTTTCAAAATTCGATATTTGGCCCAACCTCGTTTGGAAAGCCTCTAAACGCAATATTCCGATTATTGTGGTTGCAGGAACCTTGCACGCCGAATCGAAAAGGCTCTCACGTTTTGCGAAGCCGTTTTTTCGGAGTGTACATCGGCATATCCAAGTGCATTGTGCGATTTCAGAGGCAGATGCGGCGCGTTTTCAGGAACTTTGCTCGCCAACGCATGAGATTGTTGTCACCGGTGACACTCGCTACGAGCAGGTCTACCGACGGGCAACTGCTGTTGATCCTGATACTGAATTTTTCTACGGACAAGGGACTTTAGGGCGTGGCTTGCAAGCCCATATTGCAACGGAACGTCCTATTCTCATCGCCGGTAGCACTTATACGGAAGATGAGAAGGTCTTATTACCGGCTTACCAGCTCCTACGCGAAAGTATTCCTGAAGATTTTCCGCACCTGATTTTGGTCCCACACGAACCGACACCTGAACGGATAAAGGAAATTCGTGAGCGTCTGGAACGGGCGAAATTAGCACACATCTGCTTTTCGGAGCTCACACCTGAGACAGATTTATCGGCGATGGATGTTCTTGTTGTTGACAAAGTAGGACTTCTGGCGAAGTTATATGCGTTGGCGGATATAGCGTTTGTCGGTGGGAGTTTTCGTGGGAGTGTTCATAACGTGATGGAGCCTGCTGCGATGGCGAAACCTGTTATCTTTGGTCGGGCGATCCAGAATGCGCATGAGGCATCTCTGCTTGTGGATCGGGGTGGTGCGAAATTGATTCATGACGCACAACAATTGACAGATGCAATTATGGTGTGGCTAAAGAATAACGCGGCGCGGACGAAAGCAGGTAGCATCGGAAAACAATTGATTGAGGAGAATTTGGGAGCGGTCGAGCGGACTTTGGTGCATTTGCGGAGGTACGTGTGAGGTTATGTAAGCGGTGGTTGGGAAGGCTTGGTACGGATTCCAATGGCAGGTGATTCTTGTCTTAATAACGCTAAAAAGTCTTGAGATGCGTACTGGACCAAAGGACTTAGATTTTGTAAGTTCTCTGGGACTTTTACAATGACAACACTGGATTCTTGCCCATCAATTAACCAAAGAGTTGTGAGGAAAAAAGTAGGTATTTCAAGAATCCGAACTAAAGGGTTGGTCTCTACTTCTGTATCAATCCAGCGAATAGCGTCATCAACTGCTTTGGCAAAATTACCTTTTAATATTTGCGTAACGCTCCAATCTGAAGAATTACCGTCAGACACTACAGCACGGACTACACCCTCGGGTTTGCCATCAATCCATATTTGGGAGTGCCAACGAAGTGTATCCTGAGCGAGTTCCAACAGATTATCGTTGCCTGTATTAATTGCATCAGTTGACAAAAACCACACGGGGAATGTTTCTGTTAACGCTGCCAAAGGTTGGCGTTGTGTTACATTGTTATCAAGTGATGGATACAATCTGCCAACCTGTTTGGCAATAGCGTCCAAAGCATCATCTGGTAACGTTTGAACGTGAGCCATTTGTTTACCTCTGAATCTCGATCCAAGTATAGCTCCAATCGCCTTCTCCATACGGAGTTAGCAATTCGGAATAAGCGACAAGCCCAGACATAGTTGTAGGGCTGTCCGCTGGATCGTTTACATGCACAAATTCTTCCTTGTCCTCAATACGCCATCCCCGTACGATAACCGAATGCCCTGGTTTTTCCCAATCTCTCCAGAAGTATACGACTTCAACCGGATGATCAGCATCAATTTCTGACTGCAACTCGGAAAAAGGCACGGCATCTTCTACAAATTTGCTATGTATATGCTTACGTGAATACAGATTTGAAATATCTCGTGTCTCACATGGACGGTTGCAGTTTGGGCTGGAGGGAACGGAGCAACATTCAGTCCTATTAAAAAGTTTATTTGCCAATTCGCATTGTTGAGTAGCAGACTCGTTATAATAACGAATAACCATTTCAGCACAGGCAGCCCAACACCAATTGGATTGTTCTTGTATTATCTGAGGAACATTTATGATTTTCTCATTAGGAGACGGTTCCCGGAAATTGATTGACTTTCCTTCTTTAACTCTTAGAGGCACCTCGTTTTCCTTTCGCAGTAATCAAGAGTTCGCTAAGTTGTGAGCGCAGGCACGTCCAGAGTCCCATTCATACAAATTGGCGGTATAAAAACATTAGGCAAAATCCAACACAAATCGTTAGTGGAATTATACTACAAAAAAGCAATTCTTGTCAAAAGTTTTGTTAGCAAATGGATGTGTAAATATTTTGTCAACTGTTTTGGCAATTGACCGTCGGGAACCCTTAATTTGTATAAAACTGACTTTTATTGACATCTTGCCATGTCACTGGATATTGTTTCAGATTTTGAACCAACCATTTGCGTTCGTACATTTGCACCTGCTCCGAACGACTGTATTGATGTGCAGGTTTGTTAAATTCACGGTTTGTAATGACTGCAAGTTGGAAGGTTGTCCCATGTTCTTTTTCGTAATACGATTTTGCTGCTAAAACCTCTTCTACAGCCTTACAATCAGATTTTCCACCTGCTTGTCGATGCTTAGCCTGTATCAGCAGCCCACCAGTTTTGTTTCCACGCTGGCGAGCAACGACATCTGCGCCTTTGTCCCCCGAATGTGGCGTTAATACAACATAATATCCTTGCTTATCAAAAAGTGCAGCAACAAGTGCCTCAAAGAATCTCGGTTCAAGTTTGTCAACATCCTCTATTGTTAATGGTGAATTATTTTCGTTACTAACAGGTATTGACTGCAATTGTTCAAGGATTTCCTTAGGAGTCACTTCAGCTTGTTCGGTTGGGAACAGTGTGTCTTGTGAAAGTTGGCGTTTTCGCTCAAGAAGTTCGTGCAGAAGAACATCAAAGGTTTGGAATTCAGAATGAGTTGCCATGGGTAGGTAGATATGCACAGGTCGCTTCTGTCCAATGCGATAAACCCTGTCACTTGCCTGATCTTCTTTGGCAGGATTCCACCAGCGGCTATAGTGGATAACATGATTTGCTTCAGTAATATTCAGACCTACACCAGCAGAGAGTGGTGACATGATAATAGCGTTAAAACCTGAAGCATCTTGAAAGCGGTCTACACTTTGTTGACGGCTCATTTTCATCGAATTTTCTCGTTGCGCGCTTCCTGGCGTATTGCCATTGACGATACAGACATCCTTCAAACCGAAATAT is part of the Candidatus Poribacteria bacterium genome and encodes:
- a CDS encoding C39 family peptidase, encoding MPLRVKEGKSINFREPSPNEKIINVPQIIQEQSNWCWAACAEMVIRYYNESATQQCELANKLFNRTECCSVPSSPNCNRPCETRDISNLYSRKHIHSKFVEDAVPFSELQSEIDADHPVEVVYFWRDWEKPGHSVIVRGWRIEDKEEFVHVNDPADSPTTMSGLVAYSELLTPYGEGDWSYTWIEIQR